In Mytilus trossulus isolate FHL-02 chromosome 14, PNRI_Mtr1.1.1.hap1, whole genome shotgun sequence, a genomic segment contains:
- the LOC134697673 gene encoding E3 ubiquitin-protein ligase TRIM45-like — protein sequence MALSKAKADKEDLFNCSICSEAITQPKILPCMHSFCKPCIHEHISNMGRNKNSKLTQFTCPVCRSVVKPKNPESPVDEWSSALQDNHILDIMISTIKGDKQQDCKVCEQHQQKSTAKFWCKGCEKTLCEKCNTMHEWLLSSHPVIALEELGPDILGIDLHAVSENCNEHPSNSIEAFCLNHEQLCCIQCVTKNHRNCESVKSIEEITNSNIVYDTLQDKLECIKQATLKLLKEKEEQKRDLKEKLETIGNDAAMFLEQVKRKLDALFETFKKQLNVFLDEQSTNLNIRMRLLEQFVESLNHWISVNRVVKEFGTNTQHFIQVETMKNQIKSSLIEIDKVSKHETSFDIKFAKNEILEQLETADSIGMLNKTELYLGDQITDIRNCCKTLGIKYLPNFKDIGVELVKTFHIKGSALSCGVCVGEDHIILGNRSLKNILQMFDKKSGLVISTANFEVDACRLCYDEEHNQIFISSFEKKILCKAKIVGNRIRNPARLTFNKDYVGASCKHKKYIYIVVDKAIKKFVSTAGPNSSTSTVVSTNTDCGTNGMNIFRQKIIYTTKDKEVKCITLDGEDVYCFKDEMIKTPECLAALPSGLVLVVDRDNKGSLHVLSEDGTKHRRLLQKFNTITDPRDIWLDNNDSETFYIAGGEYLEVYRITCD from the coding sequence ATGGCACTGAGTAAAGCGAAAGCAGATAaagaagatttatttaattGCTCAATATGTTCTGAAGCAATTACACAACCTAAAATCTTACCTTGTATGCATAGTTTCTGTAAACCGTGCATACACgaacatatttcaaatatggGACGCAACAAGAACAGTAAATTAACCCAATTTACGTGTCCAGTTTGCAGATCAGTCGTAAAACCGAAAAATCCTGAATCACCGGTTGACGAATGGTCTTCTGCTCTTCAAGATAATCATATCCTTGACATCATGATTTCTACAATAAAGGGAGATAAACAGCAAGATTGTAAGGTGTGTGAACAGCACCAACAAAAATCTACTGCCAAGTTCTGGTGTAAAGGATGCGAAAAAACTCTGTGTGAGAAATGTAACACGATGCACGAATGGCTTCTATCTTCACATCCAGTAATTGCATTAGAGGAATTAGGACCAGACATATTGGGAATAGATTTGCATGCAGTGTCTGAGAATTGCAATGAACACCCATCTAACAGTATTGAAGCTTTTTGCCTCAACCATGAACAGTTATGTTGTATCCAGTGCGTAACTAAAAATCATCGGAACTGTGAAAGCGTCAAGTCAATTgaagaaattacaaattcaaatattgtgtACGACACACTTCAGGATAAACTTGAGTGCATCAAACAAGCAACGTTAAAACTTcttaaagaaaaagaagagcAAAAACGCGATCTTAAAGAAAAGTTGGAAACGATAGGGAATGACGCAGCAATGTTTCTTGAACAAGTTAAGCGTAAGCTAGACGCTTTATTTGAGACGTTTAAGAAGCAGTTGAATGTATTTCTTGACGAACAGAGTACAAATCTTAATATTCGAATGCGTTTACTGGAACAGTTCGTTGAAAGTTTAAACCACTGGATAAGTGTAAACAGAGTAGTTAAAGAGTTTGGAACCAACACACAGCATTTTATTCAAGTTGAAACcatgaaaaatcaaattaagtCCAGCCTTATCGAAATAGACAAGGTAAGCAAGCATGAGACTTCATTTGATATCAAATTTGCGAAAAACGAGATATTAGAGCAGCTTGAAACAGCTGATTCGATTGGAATGTTAAACAAAACAGAACTTTATTTAGGAGATCAAATAACAGATATTCGCAATTGCTGCAAAACGTTAGGTATAAAATATCTACCAAATTTTAAAGATATCGGAGTTGAATTAGTGAAAACTTTTCACATCAAAGGATCGGCCTTATCATGTGGAGTATGTGTAGGTGAGGATCACATTATACTTGGAAACAGATCATTAAAGAACATACTACAGatgtttgataaaaaatctGGTCTTGTTATCAGTACTGCAAACTTTGAAGTAGATGCGTGTCGTTTGTGTTATGATGAAGAACacaatcaaatttttatttcttctttcgaaaaaaaaatattatgtaaagCAAAGATAGTTGGAAACCGTATCAGAAATCCTGCGAGGTTGACCTTTAATAAAGATTACGTCGGAGCCTCAtgtaaacacaaaaaatacatttacatagTTGTAGACAAAGCTATAAAAAAATTTGTCTCGACTGCAGGTCCAAATAGTTCGACGTCAACTGTCGTTTCTACAAATACAGACTGTGGGACAAATGGAATGAATATATTTAGACAAAAGATTATTTATACCACAAAAGACAAAGAAGTCAAATGCATAACACTTGATGGAGAAGACGTTTACTGCTTTAAAGATGAGATGATCAAAACCCCAGAATGTTTAGCTGCATTGCCGTCAGGTTTAGTTTTAGTTGTAGATCGAGATAACAAAGGATCGTTACACGTCCTTTCAGAAGACGGTACAAAACACAGAAGACTTCTTCAGAAGTTTAACACTATAACGGACCCACGTGATATCTGGTTGGACAATAACGATTCCGAAACTTTTTATATAGCTGGTGGGGAGTATTTGGAGGTGTACAGAATAACATGTGACTAG
- the LOC134697674 gene encoding uncharacterized protein LOC134697674, producing MALCKAKTEKEDLLCCPICSEEIKQPKILPCMHSFCKECIHEHISNMGRSTKSEITQFTCPVCRSVVKPKDLVAPVDEWSSALQDNLILSIIVSTSKGDKQQDCNVCDQHQQNSTAKFWCNGCKKTLCEKCNKMHKWLNLSSHQVIAFEELGSTISGLDLHAVSENCNEHPSNSIEAICLNHEQLCCIQCVTVNHWNCKSVKTIEEITNSTDVYDTLNDKLECIKQATVRLLNEKEKQTRDLKDKMENIKADAAMFIEQVKCKIDGLFETFKKQLNVFWDEQNTNVNIRMRLLSQFIGNLDHWINVNTVVKEFGTKTQHFIQVETTKNQIKSSLNEIDTVTEHDTTLDIKLAKNEMLEQLETAENLLLFEKSEHDLGDQMKDIRKCCKALGIIYQPMFKDIKVELVQVFHIEGSDLSCGVCVGEDHIILGNRSTKDIIQVFDKKSGLVINTVKFSENTCRMCYDIEQKQIFISSYQKRKLYKVGTIGALVKDPELLQFNSDYVGASCKYGEHIYIVVNDAIKRFVSTSKPNESVEMTSIVSTNTFCGTNGMTIIRKHIIFTTKLNEIKCITLDGEDVYCFIDEAIKTPISLSALSSGLTLVLDRSDKGSLHVLSEDGTKHKTLLDKFETITGPRDIWLDNNDHETFYIAGGEYLEMYKITSD from the coding sequence ATGGCGTTATGTAAGGcgaaaacagaaaaagaagatttATTATGTTGTCCGATATGTtctgaagaaattaaacaaccGAAAATATTACCTTGTATGCATAGTTTTTGTAAAGAATGCATACACGAACATATTTCTAATATGGGACGCAGCACCAAAAGTGAAATAACCCAATTCACATGTCCAGTTTGCAGATCAGTCGTGAAACCAAAAGATTTGGTTGCACCGGTTGATGAATGGTCTTCTGCTCTTCAGGATAATCTTATCCTTTCTATCATTGTTTCTacatcaaagggagataaacaACAGGACTGTAATGTTTGTGACCAGCATCAACAAAACTCCACTGCCAAGTTCTGGTGCAACGGATGCAAAAAGACTTTGTgtgaaaaatgtaacaaaatgcACAAATGGCTAAATCTATCGTCACATCAAGTAATTGCATTTGAGGAATTAGGATCAACTATATCTGGACTTGATTTGCATGCAGTGTCTGAGAATTGCAATGAACACCCATCAAATAGTATTGAAGCAATATGCTTGAACCATGAACAGTTATGTTGTATTCAGTGCGTTACTGTAAATCATTGGAACTGTAAAAGCGTCAAGACAATAGAAGAAATTACAAATTCTACTGATGTTTACGACACACTTAATGATAAATTAGAATGCATTAAACAAGCAACCGTAAGACTTCTGAACGAAAAAGAAAAGCAAACGCGCGATCTCAAAGATAAAATGGAAAACATAAAAGCAGATGCAGCAATGTTTATTGAACAAGTTAAATGTAAGATAGACGGTTTATTTGAGACATTTAAGAAGCAGTTAAATGTATTTTGGGAcgaacaaaatacaaatgtaaatattcGAATGCGTTTACTTTCACAATTCATTGGAAATTTAGACCACTGGATCAATGTTAACACAGTCGTAAAAGAGTTTGGAACCAAAACACAGCATTTCATTCAAGTTGAGACCACGAAGAACCAGATAAAGAGCAGCCTGAATGAAATAGATACTGTTACCGAACATGACACAACGCTTGATATTAAACTGGCAAAGAATGAAATGTTAGAGCAACTCGAAACAGctgaaaatttacttttatttgaaaagtCAGAACATGATTTAGGCGATCAAATGAAAGATATTCGTAAATGCTGTAAAGCTTTAGGTATTATATATCAACCAATGTTTAAGGATATCAAAGTGGAACTGGTTCAGGTTTTCCACATTGAAGGATCGGACTTATCTTGTGGAGTATGTGTAGGGGAGGATCACATTATACTTGGTAACAGGTCAACAAAGGACATAATACAGGTGTTCGACAAAAAATCTGGTCTTGTAATTAACACAGTCAAATTTAGTGAAAATACTTGCCGCATGTGTTATgatattgaacaaaaacaaatatttatttcttcgTACCAAAAGAGAAAATTGTACAAAGTTGGCACAATAGGAGCACTAGTGAAAGATCCGGAATTACTGCAGTTTAATAGTGATTACGTTGGGGCATCATGTAAATATGGTGAACACATTTACATAGTTGTTAACGATGCTATTAAAAGATTCGTCTCTACTTCTAAACCAAACGAATCGGTGGAAATGACATCCATCGTTTCTACTAATACATTTTGTGGGACAAATGGCATGACCATTATtagaaaacatattatttttacaacaaaGTTGAACGAAATCAAATGCATAACGCTTGATGGGGAAGACGTTTACTGCTTTATAGACGAAGCAATCAAAACCCCTATATCATTGAGTGCTTTGTCGTCAGGTCTCACTTTAGTGTTAGATCGATCTGACAAAGGATCTTTACATGTGCTTTCAGAAGACGGTACTAAACACAAAACACTTCTTGACAAGTTTGAAACTATCACGGGCCCTCGCGATATCTGGTTGGACAATAATGATCACGAAACATTTTATATAGCCGGTGGGGAATATCTGGAGATGTACAAAATTACAAGTGATTAA